In the Pseudochaenichthys georgianus chromosome 1, fPseGeo1.2, whole genome shotgun sequence genome, one interval contains:
- the cyp2u1 gene encoding cytochrome P450 2U1, whose translation MISLSWLQNLSFVLSHVNTAALLVMLLVFYLVHVYQKQRNLLAKIPPGPKPWPVVGNLGHFLIPSFIQRRFGQQRDNTNRSTMDVLTEKANIYGNIYSIFVGSQLMVVLNGYEVVKDALSNHPEVFSDRPDIPSISIMTKRKGIVFAPYGPVWRKQRKFCHATLRTFGLGKMSLEPCILQGLDTIKSQLLVLSQEGGADAGVDLAPLIRNAVSNVICFLVLGHRFHHEDREFSKLLDLMDRGLEICVNSAAVLINVFPLLYYLPFGVFKELRQVEGEITVFLKKIIVHHQITLDPAHPRDLVDMYLKEMLDQQQRGEQDSSFTADYLFYIIGDLFIAGTDTTTNSVLWILLYMVLYPDIQDRMQAEIDEVVGTQRVLSLTDKGSLPFTEATIMEVQRMTVAVPLAIPHMASETTEFRGYTIPKGTVIVPNLWSVHRDPALWDDPDGFNPGRFLDDEGKLLRKECFIPFGIGRRVCMGEQLAKMELFLTVTILLQAFRFRLPEGTPPPSLHGRFGLTLAPCPYTVCVSRRR comes from the exons ATGATTTCGCTGTCATGGCTGCAGAACCTAAGCTTTGTTCTGTCGCATGTCAACACTGCAGCTCTGCTAGTTATGCTGCTAGTTTTTTATTTAGTGCATGTGTATCAGAAACAACGGAACCTCCTGGCAAAAATCCCGCCAGGTCCGAAGCCCTGGCCGGTTGTGGGAAACCTTGGCCACTTTCTCATCCCCTCTTTCATCCAGAGGAGGTTTGGACAGCAGCGGGACAACACCAACAGAAGCACTATGGACGTGTTAACGGAAAAGGCCAATATCTATGGGAACATATACAGCATCTTTGTAGGGAGTCAGCTCATGGTGGTGCTGAATGGATATGAAGTGGTGAAGGATGCTCTGTCCAACCATCCTGAGGTGTTCTCCGACAGACCAGACATCCCTTCTATCTCTATCATGACCAAACgcaaag GTATAGTCTTTGCACCTTACGGGCCAGTGTGGAGGAAGCAGCGCAAGTTCTGCCACGCCACTCTCCGAACATTCGGCCTGGGGAAGATGAGCCTGGAGCCGTGCATCCTGCAGGGCCTGGACACCATCAAATCACAGCTGCTGGTCCTGAGTCAGGAGGGTGGGGCTGATGCCGGAGTGGACCTGGCCCCGCTGATCAGGAACGCCGTGTCCAACGTCATCTGCTTTCTGGTCCTGGGACATCGCTTCCACCACGAAGACCGAGAGTTCAGCAAACTGCTGGACCTGATGGACCGAGGGCTGGAGATCTGCGTCAACAGCGCCGCGGTCCTCATCAACGTCTTCCCTCTGCTCTACTACTTACCTTTTGGGGTCTTCAAGGAGTTGCGGCAGGTGGAAGGAGAGATCACAGTGTTTTTGAAGAAGATTATTGTACACCACCAGATAACATTAGATCCTGCTCACCCCAGGGATCTGGTGGATATGTACCTGAAGGAGATGTTGGACCAGCAACAGAGAGGAGAGCAGGACAGCAGCTTCACAGCAGACTATCTCTTCTATATTATAGGAGATCTCTTCATCGCTGGCACTGACACCACCACCAACTCTGTCCTGTGGATTCTGCTCTACATGGTCTTATATCCTGATATCCAAG ACAGGATGCAGGCAGAGATAGATGAAGTGGTGGGCACACAACGGGTCCTGTCTCTGACTGATAAGGGAAGTTTGCCTTTTACTGAAGCCACCATCATGGAGGTGCAGAGAATGACTGTAGCTGTTCCCCTGGCTATCCCTCACATGGCCTCCGAGACAACAG agTTCAGAGGCTACACTATTCCCAAAGGAACCGTTATTGTGCCCAACCTGTGGTCTGTCCACAGAGACCCCGCTCTGTGGGACGACCCAGACGGTTTCAACCCGGGGCGCTTCCTGGACGACGAGGGAAAGCTGCTCAGGAAGGAATGCTTTATACCTTTCGGGATTG GTCGCAGGGTGTGTATGGGGGAACAGCTGGCGAAGATGGAGCTCTTCCTGACGGTCACCATCTTACTGCAGGCGTTCAGATTCAGACTCCCAGAGGGGACGCCCCCCCCTTCCCTGCACGGGCGCTTCGGCCTGACGCTGGCCCCCTGCccatacactgtgtgtgtgagccGCCGTAGATGA
- the sgms2a gene encoding phosphatidylcholine:ceramide cholinephosphotransferase 2: MASQELVGTRDSSSDTLNLGMEGGSAPSNGKICPVHTPGEDEAKRGFRKGIGRHNDYVKISVSDSKINRLPMEWWKTVIAVFYAGFNLVLTTVVITIVHERVPPKESSPPLPDKFFDYIDRVKWAFTVTEINGMVLLGIWMIQLFFFRYRSIAGRRFFFLIGTLYLYRCVTMYITTLPVPGMHMTCAPKLHGDSQAKIQRILRLISGGGLSMTNSHLLCGDFLYSGHTVMLTLTYLFIKEYSPRSFWWYHLMCWLLSATGVVCILVAHEHYSVDVVVAYFITSRLFWWYHTMANLQTLKCSPNNYLTNTWWNPLFNFMERNVQTSVPCSYSWPFTWPPACLKNPCKNYSMVQSPREE, encoded by the exons ATGGCGTCACAGGAGCTTGTGGGGACGAGAGACTCTTCCTCTGATACTCTGAACCTGGGAATGGAGGGTGGTTCTGCACCTAGCAACGGTAAAATCTGTCCTGTCCACACACCGGGAGAAGATGAGGCAAAGAGGGGTTTTCGGAAAGGCATAGGGAGGCATAATGACTACGTGAAGATTTCTGTGTCGGATTCCAAGATCAACCGTCTGCCCATGGAGTGGTGGAAGACAGTAATAGCCGTCTTTTATGCTGGCTTTAACTTGGTCCTGACCACAGTCGTCATCACGATCGTCCACGAGAGAGTCCCGCCCAAAGAAAGCAGCCCGCCCCTTCCTGATAAGTTTTTTGACTATATTGACAGGGTCAAATGGGCATTCACAGTGACAGAGATCAATGGCATGGTGCTGCTGGGAATCTGGATGATCCAGTTGTTCTTCTTCAGATACAG GTCGATAGCAGGCAGGCGGTTCTTCTTCCTCATTGGCACCCTGTACTTGTACCGCTGTGTCACCATGTACATCACCACCCTGCCTGTGCCTGGCATGCACATGACTTGTGCTCCTAAG CTCCATGGAGACTCCCAGGCGAAAATCCAGCGAATCCTGCGGCTGATTTCGGGTGGAGGTCTTTCCATGACCAACTCCCACCTCCTGTGTGGAGACTTCCTGTACAGTGGACACACTGTGATGCTCACCCTCACCTACCTATTCATCAAGGAGT ATTCGCCACGGTCGTTTTGGTGGTACCATCTGATGTGCTGGCTGCTGAGTGCCACGGGTGTGGTGTGCATCTTGGTGGCACATGAGCATTACAGTGTGGATGTGGTCGTGGCCTATTTTATCACCTCCCGCCTGTTCTGGTGGTACCACACTATGGCCAACTTACAG ACTCTGAAATGCTCGCCCAACAACTACCTCACCAACACCTGGTGGAACCCGCTGTTCAACTTCATGGAGAGGAACGTCCAGACCTCGGTGCCCTGCTCTTACAGCTGGCCCTTCACCTGGCCTCCTGCCTGCCTTAAGAACCCCTGCAAGAATTACTCCATGGTACAGAGCCCACGGGAGGAGTGA